TAATTAAAAACTAAAGAGGATAAATTCCATTATCCTCAATAATTTTCTTTATTTCTAGACAAATACTCCCGTGAGTATTTCTATTATTTGTTGCGACTATAATACCTCCTTGTTGGAAACTAGTTTGCCCATAAGTTAGTAATTGATTATCTAAATTTGTAATTGCTCCACCAGCTGCTTTCAAAATAGATTCTGGCGCAGCAAAATCCCAATCTTTTGGTGAGCTTTTCCCTGGCAAACTTAGACAAATATAAATATCACTTTCTCCTCTAACTATAGATGCAATTTTGCAGCCAATGCTTCCCATAATTTTGACTTTGCGAAAATTAATTTTTTGAATTAAATTTCTCAAAATTTCATTTCCATGATTTTTACTTGTAACTAAAGTCATTTCTTGAAGATTCTTATTATTTAAAAGATTTGTTTTATATTTTTTACCATCTCTTTTTTCACACCATGTTTTTTTTCCGTCTGTAATCCATAATTGATTTTTATCTGGAATCAAAACAAATCCAATATATGGTTTTTGTTTAAAGTTTAATGCCAGATGCATTGCATAATTGCCTGTCCCTTGGATAAAATCCTTCGTGCCATCAAGAGGGTCAAGAACCCATATCCAATCTGTTTTACTATTGAAAATTTCTGAGGAACTTTTTACATTTTCTTCGCTCAAAATATCCCAGTTAATATTTTTATATTTTTCATTTATTCTTTTAATAATCAACTCATTGACTTGCAAATCAGCCAGAGTAACAGGATCATTTTCATTATTATTTTTGAGTATATTTGTTTTATAATCTGATTTTTCTAACAAATTAGAGTAATAAAGCAAAATATCTGCGGCTTCCCAGCTGAAAAATCTTACATCATCGATAAGATTATTAATATCTACACCAGAAGGTAATTTAATCATTAAATGAATAATACGTACTTATTATCACATAGAAAGGAGGAACCAGAAAACGGCATTTTATATATGGTTGGCACACCAATTGGAAATTTAAATGATCTATCCCAAAGAGCATTAAATATCTTGGCAAACGTTTCTCTAATTGCTTGTGAAGATACAAGACAAACAAAAAAAATAATAAACAAGTTTAATATTTCAAATAGACTTATAAGTTTTAATAAACATAATTCTTCAATTAAAATTCCAAAAATTGTAAAAGATCTCAAAGAAGGAAAATCAATCGCAATTGTAAGTGATGCTGGTATGCCAGGAATTTGCGATCCAGGGGAAGATATTGCTAGGTATGTAAAATCTGAAGGAATAGATGTCATTTGCGTTCCTGGTGCATGTGCTGCTATAACAGCACTTGTTTCAAGTGGCTTACCCTCCTCTAGTTTTATATTTGAAGGATTTCTACCTAAAAAGAAAATAGATAGAGATAAAATTCTTTTGGAAATTAGCAAAAATCAAAAAACGACAATACTTTACGAATCACCTAAGCGGCTGAAAAAATTATTAGGAGAGTTATTTGATTTTTGTGGAGGGGATCGAGAAATTATCGTAGCGAGAGAATTAACTAAGAAATTTGAAGAACATGTTGGGAATAATATTAATGAAGTTATAGAATTCTTTAGAGATAAAGATATTATTGGTGAAATAACAATCGTTTTAGAAGGTATAAGCAAAAAAGATTCTAATTTCGATAAATCAACTATAAAAAAAGAACTCAATGATTTAATAAATGCAGGATTAAGCTTATCAGCAGCTTCTAAATACTTAGCAAAGAAAAATGGGCTAAAAAAAAGCGAAATTTATAATATGATTTAAAATTCGAATAAGTAATTAATTTATATGAGCTTCTTAATTAAAAAATTATTCTTTGCAGCCATATTCAATTCTTGCTTATTCATGCTTTTATTAATTGGTATACAAAATAGTTCAAATAAAAGCAAAGTAGACTTGATAATAGACAAAACTATTGAACTACCTATAAGTTTTATAATGGGATCTAGTTTTATATTAGGTTCTATTTTAGGTAATTTTATTGTTTTAAAAAAAGAATGATGAATAAAATCACTTAGAGAGCTATTAGATTTTTGGGGCAGACAATTCTTGAAATACCCTTTTCAATAAGAACAGGTGCTGCGATTCTAAATACATCAGTATTTGGAACTTTAAGTACCTTTTGCTCTTTATTACAGGATTTTTTAGCGAGTTTTAAATCAAAAAATATTTCTAAAGTTTGTCTTTTCAAATCATCATCGGGTAAGAAATCCCATTCTGGAAAATCCTTTAATAATTTTATCTCTAACTCAATTTTCTTATCCACAATCATATAAACAACATTAGGTAAATCTATATCTGATATGGGGACTGAAGATAATTCTTTTCGAGATGATTTATCTATCTTGTAATCTAGAGGAGCAATTTCAAAAAAAGACTCCTCATTAGTAAAATCTGATTCAACTCTATTTTCCTTAAAAGATTTTAAGTAGTTGCGATTTTCATTGATATGGTTATCAATCTCAGGATCTAAAAAATTACCCTCTTTTTCTTTGTG
Above is a window of Prochlorococcus marinus XMU1406 DNA encoding:
- a CDS encoding 3'(2'),5'-bisphosphate nucleotidase CysQ yields the protein MIKLPSGVDINNLIDDVRFFSWEAADILLYYSNLLEKSDYKTNILKNNNENDPVTLADLQVNELIIKRINEKYKNINWDILSEENVKSSSEIFNSKTDWIWVLDPLDGTKDFIQGTGNYAMHLALNFKQKPYIGFVLIPDKNQLWITDGKKTWCEKRDGKKYKTNLLNNKNLQEMTLVTSKNHGNEILRNLIQKINFRKVKIMGSIGCKIASIVRGESDIYICLSLPGKSSPKDWDFAAPESILKAAGGAITNLDNQLLTYGQTSFQQGGIIVATNNRNTHGSICLEIKKIIEDNGIYPL
- the rsmI gene encoding 16S rRNA (cytidine(1402)-2'-O)-methyltransferase is translated as MNNTYLLSHRKEEPENGILYMVGTPIGNLNDLSQRALNILANVSLIACEDTRQTKKIINKFNISNRLISFNKHNSSIKIPKIVKDLKEGKSIAIVSDAGMPGICDPGEDIARYVKSEGIDVICVPGACAAITALVSSGLPSSSFIFEGFLPKKKIDRDKILLEISKNQKTTILYESPKRLKKLLGELFDFCGGDREIIVARELTKKFEEHVGNNINEVIEFFRDKDIIGEITIVLEGISKKDSNFDKSTIKKELNDLINAGLSLSAASKYLAKKNGLKKSEIYNMI